A window of Pectobacterium carotovorum genomic DNA:
ACCCTGCCTTTCCGGGTCGGGCTAGTGCAACACGGCAAGTGGGAACCGCAGTGGCAGCAGCGCCTTGCCACTTCACCGTATTATCGCGGGGAAGTGGTGTTTCTGGTGAATCCGCCCCTGAAAAAATCCGCCAACGGCAGGCTGTAGCAAGCAATAGCTACAGGCAACCGCCGAAACCATTTTGCCGCCAGGCTTCATAGCTAATGATCGCCACGGCATTGGACAGATTCAGGCTGCGGTTATTAGACTGCATGGGAATGCGGATACGGAAATCCGACTCAAAGCCGTTACGTATCTCGTCTGGCAGGCCGGACGTTTCCGATCCAAACAGCAATACATCATCTGGCTGGTAGGTCGGCTGATCGTAGGGACGGCTGCCTTTGGTGGTACAGGCGAAGATGCGTTTGCCGGGAACCGCAGCCAGAAAATCCTGATAGTTTTTATGACGGCTGACGTTCGCCAGATCGTGATAATCCAGCCCCGCACGGCGCAGCTTTTTCTCTTCAAAATCAAAACCCAGCGGTTCAATCAAATGAAGCGTACAGCCATTGTTGGCCGCCAGTCGGATAATATTGCCAGTGTTCGGTGCAAT
This region includes:
- a CDS encoding tRNA (cytidine(34)-2'-O)-methyltransferase — encoded protein: MFHIALYEPQIAPNTGNIIRLAANNGCTLHLIEPLGFDFEEKKLRRAGLDYHDLANVSRHKNYQDFLAAVPGKRIFACTTKGSRPYDQPTYQPDDVLLFGSETSGLPDEIRNGFESDFRIRIPMQSNNRSLNLSNAVAIISYEAWRQNGFGGCL